A single Pseudopipra pipra isolate bDixPip1 unplaced genomic scaffold, bDixPip1.hap1 HAP1_SCAFFOLD_93, whole genome shotgun sequence DNA region contains:
- the LOC135408965 gene encoding sushi, nidogen and EGF-like domain-containing protein 1 encodes MGDPHTGLGGIPAQAGFNSGDDVHYYNVPGSRTPTVQTLGHRSNLGVPGRWAFRVDHFEATEGPLEMPSRTPRTPSVPPESRRTTAEWVYNCGL; translated from the exons ATGGGGGACCCCCACACTGGACTGGGGGGCATCCCCGCACAG GCCGGCTTTAACAGTGGGGATGATGTGCACTACTACAACGTGCCAGGGTCCCGCACGCCCACTGTGCAGACCCTCGGCCACCGCAGCAacctgggggtcccagggcgCTGGGCCTTCCGTGTCGACCACTTCGAGGCCACTGAGGGGCCCCTCGAGATGCCCTCAAGGACCCCCAGGACTCCCTCAGTGCCCCCCGAGTCCCGCAGGACCACGGCAGAGTGGGTGTATAACTGCGGGTTGTGA
- the LOC135408963 gene encoding sushi, nidogen and EGF-like domain-containing protein 1: MRVQPGQMKVPPVLFLLLLGLIEQWGPLGTSGTPVGPLGGVLYPFGPGVGDEPTPHEDDGTSPEIFLWENFSFFGSGHHSCYVNNNGVVSFGTRVPEFTPQPFPLPGHRPFVAPYWADVDTRLGGDVWYRQSRDPELLERLAKDLAPTVPPGDPPPRPTWALVATWDRVAYFGAASDKVRHRGQGGEGAQVAWPSSEVSPATVAPTIVSPATVSPTFWGTQLGVAVPA; the protein is encoded by the exons ATGAGAGTGCA GCCTGGACAAATGAAGGTCCCCCctgtcctcttcctcctcctcctcggccTCATAGAGCAATGGGGACccttggggacatcagggactCCCGTGGGACCCTTGG gggggGTCCTGTACCCCTTCGGGCCAGGCGTGGGGGATGAGCCCACTCCCCATGAGGATGACGGGACGAGCCCCGAGATCTTTCTGTGGGAAAACTTCTCCTTCTTCGGGAGCGGCCACCACTCTTGCTAT GTGAACAACAATGGGGTGGTGTCGTTTGGGACGAGGGTCCCCGAGTTcaccccccagcccttcccactgCCTGGCCACCGCCCCTTCGTGGCCCCGTATTGGGCTGACGTGGACACGCGGCTGGGGGGAGATGTCTGGTACCGCCAGAGCCGTGaccctgagctgctggagcgCCTGGCAAAGGACCTGGCACCCACTGTGCCCCCAGGGGACCCCCCACCGCGCCCCACCTGGGCCCTCGTGGCCACCTGGGACCGTGTGGCCTATTTTGGGGCTGCCTCAGACAAGGTCAGACACAGGGGacaaggaggggagggggctcaAGTGGCTTGGCCTTCAAGCGAGGTGTCCCCAGCCACAGTGGCACCAACCATAGTGTCCCCAGCCACGGTGTCCCCAACTTTCtgggggacacagctgggggtggcagtgccagcatGA